A region of the Methylocystis sp. MJC1 genome:
GCGACGCGGCTCGGTCTCGACATCCGCTTCGTCGTCACCAATCTCTCGTATGGCGCACCGCAATGGCTCTATGACAGTCTCTACTGCGCGCGCGGACAGGCGGAGAACCTCATCAAGCTTCACAAGACGCAGCTTTGCTCCGACCGGACCTCGTGTCGTTCGGCGCTCGCCAATCAGGTTCGCCTCGTTTTGCACACCGCGGCCTATTGGCTGATGCTCGGCGTCCGCGACGCCATTCCGGCTCCGCGCGATCTGGCGAAAGCCGAGTTCTCGACGCTGCGCCTGCGGCTGCTGAAAATCGCCGGCCGCGTGATCGAGACCGCGAGCCGCGTGCGCCTCGCCTTTTCCGCCGCCTGCCCGGAGGCCGATCTCTTCTGCTCCCTCCCGGCGGCGCTGCTCATGGCTGGCGGACCGTGAACGATGGGGCCGCGCGCCCCTCTCGTCTCTTCCATCCCTCCAACGCGTTCCAAAAAGTGCAGTCCTTCAAGCGGTGAGAAAGCCGAACGCCCACGTGCGCCCCGCCAGCAAAACGGCGCGTCGACGCAAAAAATTGCGCCGTCACGAATAAGAGGGGCTAGCTCCGCTGTCCCTGATACTGCCCCGTCTTGCGGTATCGGAAAAGATAGGAAGGCACGATTGCCTCTATCGCCTCTGGCTGAATGCCGAGACCTGCGAACGTTCGGCCTTCAGCCTTGGCTGATTCCGATACGACATTGTCGTGGCGTAGCAGTTCGACCTGGTCTGTGGTCATTCGCAGAAGTTTGGGGAAAAGACCCTGCGACAGGGTCGTTAAAAGTTGCATGATAGACGCGACGGCCTTGCCGAATCCGAAAGAAAGGCTGATTAACCTTCGATCACGCTCGGTTACCTCCAAAACATATTCGACAAGCTCGATGAAAGTCTTTTGTTCCGGTCCGCCAAGCTCATAGATCTCTCCTGGTTTAGCGCCGCCGCCAAGCGCGAGCGCCACAGCATCGGCGACATCTTCGACGTAGACGGGCTGAAATTTCGTTTCGCCGCCAACAATCGGTATTATTGGGAAATAGCGCGCCAATGTAGCGAAGCGATTGAAGAAGTCGTCTTCGGGCCCGAAAATCACTGAGGGACGAATGATGACGGCGGACGGAATGTTTTCCAGAACGGCCACCTCCCCCTCAGCCTTAGTGCGGCCGTAGACGGAAGACGATTGAGGATCGGCGCCGATTGCAGAAATTTGCACGAAATTGGTGATTCCCAAGGCCTTGGCGGCCTGGGCGACGATACGAGCCCCTTGCACGTGAAGGCTTGAAAATTTTTGCGT
Encoded here:
- a CDS encoding complex I NDUFA9 subunit family protein — translated: MTKDQIGAERSVTVFGGSGFVGRHVVRALARDDWRVRVACRRPDLAYYLQPLGAPGQIAAVQANLRNPESIVAALRGADAVVNLVGILAETGTQKFSSLHVQGARIVAQAAKALGITNFVQISAIGADPQSSSVYGRTKAEGEVAVLENIPSAVIIRPSVIFGPEDDFFNRFATLARYFPIIPIVGGETKFQPVYVEDVADAVALALGGGAKPGEIYELGGPEQKTFIELVEYVLEVTERDRRLISLSFGFGKAVASIMQLLTTLSQGLFPKLLRMTTDQVELLRHDNVVSESAKAEGRTFAGLGIQPEAIEAIVPSYLFRYRKTGQYQGQRS